The window GCCTGAATTGGGGAAACGTTCTTCCAGAGCCTCGCGCACGGTATCGGGCGGTGTCGCATCTCCGAACGCCACGCGATACTTGCTCTGATACATCGCGCCTGGCTGGATCAGGCCGGCGCGTTCGGGCATGGTTTTAGCCACGATGATGGTGGGCCCAAGCTGGAAGCCTTCGCCCAGCCGGTCCGGTTCGTCCGCAATAATTCCGCCGATCTCCAGCTCGACCGTGCCGATGCGAAAACGATCGCCCACTGCCAAGTCCAGCCGGTCGATTGCGCCTTGGGCCAGCCATGCCTGTCCTTCGGGCGGCGCCCTTGCGGTGCGTCCGTCGGCCAAGGTGAGCTCGCCATAGAGAGGCCAGTTCTCGTCGACTGCCTTCAGCTCGACCGGCGCGGCGTTTTCGCCCGAAGTCGCCATGGCCTGCAGCCTTGTGCCGCCGGAAACATCGCCATATTCTTCCAGAGCCGCAAGTTCCTCCGCACTGGGACCGCGCTGCCAAAGCTCTACCTGCAGATCGCCACCAAGGATCGTCTGGCCGCGATCTTGCAGCTCGCTCTCGATGGCGCTGGTAAGCGTGCCGATGGCGGCAAGCGCCCCGGTGCCGAGGAACAGGCAGATCAGCAACAGGCGCAAGCCGCGAAAATTCGCGTTGAGGTCGCGTCGCGCAATACGCCACGCGGTTCCCCAGCCGAGAGAGGTTTGTGCGGCCTCGCCCGTCATCAGGCGGCGGCTGCGCTGCGTGTATCGCTCGCGATGATACCGTCGGCCATGGTCAACACCCGGTCGCAGCGAGCGGCCAGTTCCGCATCATGCGTGATGATCAGCAACGTGGCGCCGGTTTCAGCGCGGCGAGCGAACAACAGGTCGATGATTTCGTGCCCGGTCGCCGCATCCAGATTGCCGGTTGGTTCGTCGGCAAAGATAAGGTCCGGCCGACCGGCAGTGGCGCGGGCGATAGCGACGCGCTGTTGCTCGCCCCCTGAGAGCTGCGCGGGCAAATGCCCCAGCCGATGGCCAAGCCCGACCGCCTTCAGTTCCGCCCGGCTACGCGCATCCGCGTCGGCAATTCCGGCAAGCTCCATCGGCGTTGCCACATTTTCGGTAGCGGTCATGGTCGGAAGCAGGTGAAACGCCTGTAGCACGATGCCGATCCGTCCGCGCCGCGCCTGTGCCAGCGCGTCTTCGTCCATGGCAGCAAAGTCGGCTCCCGCCACCTGCAATGCGCCACCCGTCGCCCGTTCGAGGCCGGAAAGCACTGCCATCAGGGAGCTCTTTCCCGAACCCGACGGGCCGAGCAGGGCGACCACATCACCGCGAGTAACGTCGAGATCGACACCGCGCAGGATATCGACCGGCGCATCGTGGCTACCGAGGGTCAGGGTCAGGTTTCGGGCGGAAATCGCAAGGTCTGGACTTGTCACCTTATATAGATGGCATAGGCATAGGTCTCAAACAAGGATGGACCCCATGAAACTCAGTAATTTGGCTATCGCCCGGTGCCTTTCTTCGATTGCAATGTGCGCCGCTCTTGCCGCGTGCGACGAAAATGCCGGCGATGCGGTAGCGGAACCAACTGCCGCACGGGAGCAGGTGGCAGATGATGTCAGCCAGCCGGTTATGGGTCCGCAGCGGCAAGTCCTCGCGTTCGGGAACAGCCTGTTCGCCGGCTACCGCGTGCCGGCGGCGGATGCCTATCCGGCGAAACTGCAGAACGCATTGCGAGCGCGCGGCATCAACGCGCAGGTCGTCAATGCCGGTGTGTCGGGCGACACCACGGCGGCCGGGTTGCAGCGTTTCGCGTTTACTCTGAATGCGCAGGATACCCCGCCCGAACTGGTGATCCTTGAATTGGGCGGCAACGATCTGCTGCGTAATCTACCGCCCGAAGCGACCCGTGCAAACCTTGCCGCGATGCTGGATGAACTGAAAAAGCGCGACATCCCGGCAATTCTGTTCGGTATGCGTGCGCCGCCCAACCTGGGGCCGGACTACGTCGCGCAATATGATGCGCTGTACCGCGATTTGGCGGAGCAATACGGAGCCGCGCTGGTGCCGTTTTTCCTTGAGCCGGTTTACGATCAACCACGGCTGATCCAGCCCGACCGTATCCATCCCACGACCGAAGGGATCGAGGCGCTGGTAGCCTATACGGCGGATGACGTGGCGGAAGCGCTGCCGGACGCTGCGAAGTAAAGGGCGTGCGGGGCGGGGCCTAGACCCGCTCCACAACTCCGTTCCCGACCCGCCATACGGCAGCTTCCTCCAGGATATCCGCGAACGGCGCGCTTTCTGTGCCGGTTAGCCAGACCTGCGCGCCGCCTTCGCGCAGCCGTGCAAACAGCGCGGTGCGCCTGACTGGATCGAGATGCGCAGCGACCTCGTCCAGCAAAAGTAGCGAAGGCCGCCCACGTGCGGCAAGTTCGGCATGGGCGAGGGTAATCGCTATCAGCATGGCTTTCTGCTCACCGGTGGAGCAGCGCGCAGCCTCCATTCCGGCGCTGTGATCTGCTTCGCCGGAAGCCGCCATTCGAACCTCCAACTCGTCACGATGCGGGCCTATCAGTGTGCGACCGGCGCGTTGATCCTGCGGACGGTTCGTGGCCAGTGCCGCGATCAGTTCCTCGCGAATGATCGGCCCGCCGGGCACCAGCGTCAGGGCTGGACGGGCAAATGGTTCGGCGGGCAGGGCGGACAATGCCTCCATCAGCGCGCCCACCAGCCGCGCGCG of the Alteripontixanthobacter maritimus genome contains:
- a CDS encoding arylesterase; the encoded protein is MKLSNLAIARCLSSIAMCAALAACDENAGDAVAEPTAAREQVADDVSQPVMGPQRQVLAFGNSLFAGYRVPAADAYPAKLQNALRARGINAQVVNAGVSGDTTAAGLQRFAFTLNAQDTPPELVILELGGNDLLRNLPPEATRANLAAMLDELKKRDIPAILFGMRAPPNLGPDYVAQYDALYRDLAEQYGAALVPFFLEPVYDQPRLIQPDRIHPTTEGIEALVAYTADDVAEALPDAAK
- a CDS encoding ABC transporter ATP-binding protein; translation: MTSPDLAISARNLTLTLGSHDAPVDILRGVDLDVTRGDVVALLGPSGSGKSSLMAVLSGLERATGGALQVAGADFAAMDEDALAQARRGRIGIVLQAFHLLPTMTATENVATPMELAGIADADARSRAELKAVGLGHRLGHLPAQLSGGEQQRVAIARATAGRPDLIFADEPTGNLDAATGHEIIDLLFARRAETGATLLIITHDAELAARCDRVLTMADGIIASDTRSAAAA